The following proteins come from a genomic window of Crassostrea angulata isolate pt1a10 chromosome 1, ASM2561291v2, whole genome shotgun sequence:
- the LOC128179367 gene encoding phosphoacetylglucosamine mutase-like, which translates to MEFGDVQETGEKNFPKQDETPIQYGTAGFRTKGSRLNHVIYRMGVLAAIRSATKSGATIGVMITASHNPEEDNGVKLVDPMGEMLGPEWEKYATEVANVPGSKLDVTLQELTKNLGVTSLQSSRVVFARDTRPSSPVLAAALEAGIKAAGAQCQNFGLLTTPQLHYIVRCINTNGQYGKPTEEGYFEKLSEAFIKLRNIRKVKKMKTLEVYNTCLYLDAANGVGAGKIPILQSKLGDLLKISLVNDGSGKLNHECGADFVKVQQKPPTGVNMAPGQRWASFDGDADRIVYYFMGVTDKQFFLLDGDKIATLVAGYLKDLVQETGLSLNLGLVQTAYANGSSTRYITDQLKVPVACVPTGVKHLHHKAQEFDIGVYFEANGHGTAIVSDSSYNLLQKTSQNTSISDPQREACDLLLSVIDLINQTVGDAISDMLLVEMILAAQDWDVEQWNKAYTDLPNRQLKVKVKDRSVIQTTDAERKASSPVGLQSAIDEKVAKYTHGRSFVRPSGTEDIVRVYAEADTQSAADKLANEVAVLVYKMAGGIGEEPKLH; encoded by the coding sequence ATGGAGTTTGGTGACGTGCAAGAAACCGGCGAAAAGAACTTTCCGAAGCAAGATGAAACACCTATTCAGTATGGTACAGCAGGTTTTAGAACTAAGGGAAGCCGCTTGAATCATGTCATCTATAGAATGGGCGTTTTAGCAGCGATTAGGTCTGCTACTAAAAGTGGTGCCACCATAGGCGTCATGATAACAGCCTCTCACAACCCGGAAGAAGATAATGGTGTCAAGTTGGTGGATCCAATGGGGGAGATGTTGGGTCCAGAATGGGAGAAGTATGCTACAGAAGTTGCAAATGTTCCTGGTAGTAAATTGGATGTAACTCTCCAGGAATTGACTAAGAACCTAGGTGTTACAAGTCTACAGAGTAGCCGAGTTGTGTTTGCACGTGACACCAGGCCCAGCAGTCCCGTCCTGGCGGCAGCCCTAGAGGCAGGGATTAAAGCAGCAGGAGCTCAGTGCCAAAACTTTGGATTACTAACTACGCCTCAGTTGCATTACATAGTTCGGTGTATCAATACCAACGGACAATATGGAAAGCCAACTGAAGAGGgttattttgaaaaacttaGTGAAGCATTTATAAAACTCAGGAATATCAGAAAAGTAAAAAAGATGAAGACTTTAGAAGTATACAATACATGTCTGTACCTTGATGCCGCTAATGGGGTCGGAGCTGGAAAGATCCCAATTCTTCAGTCCAAGTTAGGAGACCTGTTAAAGATCAGTCTGGTGAATGATGGGAGTGGAAAGCTAAATCATGAATGTGGAGCAGACTTTGTGAAAGTCCAACAGAAACCCCCCACAGGAGTAAACATGGCCCCTGGCCAGAGATGGGCTTCATTTGATGGTGATGCTGACAGAATAGTTTATTACTTTATGGGTGTGAcagataaacaattttttctgttAGATGGAGACAAGATAGCAACATTAGTTGCTGGATACCTTAAAGATCTGGTACAGGAAACTGGGCTCTCACTTAATCTAGGCCTTGTCCAAACTGCCTATGCAAATGGGAGTTCAACAAGGTACATCACCGATCAGCTGAAAGTCCCAGTGGCTTGTGTACCAACAGGAGTGAAACATTTGCACCACAAAGCACAAGAATTTGACATTGGGGTGTACTTTGAGGCCAATGGCCATGGAACTGCTATAGTTAGTGATTCTTCTTACAATCTGCTGCAGAAAACTTCACAAAATACATCCATATCAGATCCCCAAAGAGAGGCCTGTGATTTGTTACTGAGTGTGATTGACCTGATTAACCAGACGGTTGGTGACGCCATCTCTGACATGCTGCTGGTGGAGATGATTCTGGCTGCCCAGGACTGGGACGTGGAGCAGTGGAACAAAGCATACACCGACCTTCCAAACCGACAACTGAAGGTCAAAGTCAAAGATCGCTCCGTGATCCAGACAACAGATGCCGAGAGGAAAGCATCTTCACCTGTGGGTCTCCAAAGTGCCATTGATGAAAAGGTTGCTAAGTACACGCATGGTCGTTCTTTTGTGCGGCCGTCTGGGACAGAGGACATTGTTCGTGTGTATGCAGAGGCAGATACGCAGAGTGCTGCTGATAAATTGGCCAATGAAGTGGCCGTCTTAGTGTACAAGATGGCTGGGGGTATAGGGGAAGAACCAAAACTTCATTAG